From Pararhodobacter zhoushanensis, the proteins below share one genomic window:
- a CDS encoding DUF1127 domain-containing protein produces MAFFASARPVADGVFGRSLGFSFADAFARYAAWNDKRITRRELSRLSDRELDDIGLCRGDIADVIDALR; encoded by the coding sequence ATGGCCTTTTTTGCCTCCGCCCGCCCCGTTGCTGACGGCGTGTTCGGCCGCAGCCTCGGGTTCTCGTTCGCCGACGCCTTTGCCCGCTATGCGGCGTGGAATGACAAGCGCATCACCCGCCGCGAGCTGTCCCGGCTTTCGGATCGCGAGCTCGACGATATCGGACTGTGCCGCGGCGACATCGCCGACGTGATCGACGCTCTGCGCTGA
- the ruvC gene encoding crossover junction endodeoxyribonuclease RuvC, which translates to MRVLGIDPGLRNLGWGVIDVDGSRLRHVANGVLHSDGTQDLASRLLDLHRQLERVVRSQRPDCAAVEQTFVNKDAVATLKLGHARAIALLVPAQAGLTVGEYAPNAVKKAVVGVGKAAKVQVDHMVRMQLPGVVIDGPDAADALAVAICHAFHMQTTGRLQAALRAAG; encoded by the coding sequence ATGCGAGTTTTGGGAATCGACCCCGGTTTGCGCAATCTCGGCTGGGGGGTGATTGACGTCGACGGCTCACGCCTGCGCCATGTCGCAAACGGCGTGCTGCATTCGGACGGAACGCAGGATCTGGCCTCACGCCTGCTGGACCTGCACCGCCAGCTTGAGCGAGTCGTCCGCAGCCAGCGCCCCGATTGCGCCGCTGTCGAGCAGACCTTCGTCAACAAAGACGCCGTCGCCACGCTGAAACTGGGCCACGCCCGCGCCATTGCCTTGCTGGTGCCGGCGCAGGCCGGTCTGACGGTGGGCGAATACGCCCCGAATGCGGTGAAAAAGGCCGTGGTGGGCGTGGGCAAGGCGGCCAAGGTTCAGGTCGATCACATGGTGCGCATGCAGCTGCCCGGCGTTGTGATCGACGGGCCGGATGCTGCCGATGCGCTGGCCGTCGCGATCTGTCACGCCTTTCACATGCAGACCACCGGGCGGTTGCAAGCGGCCCTGCGCGCTGCCGGTTAA
- the ruvA gene encoding Holliday junction branch migration protein RuvA: protein MIGKLSGRIDYRAADHVLLDVKGVGYIVHVSDRTLMALPGPGGMAALYTELLVREDLLQLFGFLTLVEKEWHRLLVSVQGVGAKAAMAILGTLGPEGVSRAIAIGDANAVRKAPGVGPKLAQRVVLELKDKAPAVMAMGGTAPDLDGDSMVIEPTEAPAPEPVAKAPAKPSARRQAQQTQADALSALTNLGYGPSEAAQAVATAAEEETETSGLIRAALKLLAPKG from the coding sequence ATGATCGGCAAACTCTCGGGCCGCATTGACTACCGCGCCGCCGACCACGTGCTGCTCGACGTCAAGGGCGTCGGCTATATCGTCCATGTCTCAGACCGCACGTTGATGGCCCTGCCCGGCCCCGGCGGCATGGCGGCGCTCTATACCGAGCTTCTGGTGCGCGAGGATCTGCTGCAGCTGTTTGGCTTCCTCACGCTGGTGGAAAAGGAATGGCACCGGCTGCTGGTTTCCGTTCAGGGCGTCGGGGCCAAGGCGGCCATGGCGATTCTGGGCACGCTTGGGCCCGAAGGCGTTTCGCGTGCAATTGCGATCGGGGACGCCAACGCCGTGCGCAAAGCGCCGGGGGTCGGTCCGAAACTGGCACAGCGCGTGGTGCTCGAGCTGAAGGACAAGGCACCCGCCGTCATGGCCATGGGCGGGACCGCGCCCGATCTGGACGGCGATTCGATGGTCATCGAACCGACCGAGGCCCCTGCCCCGGAACCGGTGGCCAAAGCCCCCGCCAAACCCTCAGCCCGCCGTCAGGCCCAGCAAACGCAGGCCGACGCGCTCTCGGCCCTGACCAACCTCGGCTATGGACCGTCCGAGGCCGCGCAGGCCGTCGCCACGGCTGCCGAAGAGGAAACCGAAACCTCAGGCCTGATCCGCGCCGCGCTGAAACTGCTGGCGCCCAAGGGCTGA
- a CDS encoding GIY-YIG nuclease family protein → MDFRHLLQGLDVPLTGIALCLHKPPTRRERDALALMIDSAPALFEAYQATHARSPQATLQARRIMASFLMRSPGELVFVGLYRQNGWTERTADELENDPLLRQVDDLTGGHVRTTADTSAGDQPGRACFDLVPMPELAELKGRLVVRDPGSRAYMRLAETTPLEILEIARTPDLSPPMPDWRDLTLHTPTLRILPTRWAEQLRQWRGIYLIVDETDGARYVGAAYGEENLLGRWRAHVAHEIGVTAKLSRRNPASFRFSILDLLSPAATIDEVTRAEQQWMVRLHSRQYGLNA, encoded by the coding sequence ATGGATTTTCGTCACCTCCTGCAGGGTCTCGACGTGCCGCTGACGGGCATCGCGCTTTGCCTGCACAAGCCGCCAACCCGGCGCGAACGCGACGCCCTGGCCCTGATGATCGACTCGGCGCCCGCTTTGTTCGAGGCCTATCAGGCAACGCATGCGCGCAGCCCGCAGGCAACGCTGCAAGCCCGGCGGATCATGGCCTCGTTCCTGATGCGCAGCCCCGGCGAGTTGGTTTTCGTCGGGCTCTATCGCCAGAATGGCTGGACCGAGCGCACCGCCGACGAGCTCGAGAACGACCCGCTGCTGCGACAGGTGGACGATCTTACCGGCGGCCATGTCCGCACGACGGCCGACACCTCAGCTGGCGACCAGCCCGGGCGCGCCTGTTTCGACCTCGTGCCGATGCCCGAACTCGCCGAACTCAAGGGTCGCCTTGTGGTACGCGATCCCGGTTCGCGCGCCTACATGCGGCTTGCCGAGACAACACCGCTTGAGATCCTCGAAATCGCGCGCACCCCGGACCTGTCGCCACCAATGCCCGATTGGCGGGACTTGACGCTGCACACCCCGACGCTGCGCATCCTGCCGACCCGCTGGGCCGAGCAGTTGCGCCAGTGGCGCGGCATCTACCTGATCGTCGACGAGACGGACGGCGCCCGCTACGTTGGTGCGGCCTACGGCGAGGAAAACCTGCTCGGTCGCTGGCGCGCGCATGTCGCGCATGAAATCGGCGTCACCGCCAAACTGTCCCGCCGGAACCCGGCCAGTTTCCGTTTCTCGATCCTCGACCTCCTTTCCCCGGCGGCCACCATCGACGAGGTGACGCGCGCGGAACAACAATGGATGGTGCGCCTGCACAGCAGACAGTATGGGTTGAATGCGTGA
- the ruvB gene encoding Holliday junction branch migration DNA helicase RuvB — protein sequence MTTPDPTLRPDRQPEDTDRALRPQMLDEFIGQHEARANLKVFIQSAKMRGEAMDHTLFYGPPGLGKTTLAQIMARELGVGFRMTSGPVLAKAGDLAAILTNLEARDVLFIDEIHRLNPAVEEVLYPALEDFQLDLVIGEGPAARTVRIELQPFTLVGATTRLGLLTTPLRDRFGIPTRLQFYTEAELCEIVARGARLLGVPADDGGVLEIARRARGTPRIAGRLLRRVVDFALVEGDGTLHRAMADSALTRLGVDHLGLDSADRRYLQLLADHYGGGPVGVETIAAALSESRDAIEEVIEPFLLQQGLLARTPRGRMLTQASWRHLGLTPPRPAGQSELFESD from the coding sequence ATGACCACCCCCGACCCCACCCTGCGCCCGGACCGCCAGCCCGAGGATACCGACCGCGCACTGCGCCCGCAGATGCTGGACGAGTTCATCGGCCAGCACGAGGCGCGCGCAAACCTCAAAGTGTTCATCCAGTCCGCCAAGATGCGCGGCGAAGCGATGGATCACACGCTGTTCTACGGCCCCCCGGGGCTGGGCAAGACCACGTTGGCGCAGATCATGGCGCGCGAGCTGGGAGTCGGGTTCCGCATGACCTCGGGCCCGGTGCTGGCCAAGGCGGGTGATCTGGCGGCGATCCTGACCAATCTCGAAGCCCGCGACGTGCTGTTCATCGACGAAATCCACCGCCTCAATCCGGCGGTGGAAGAAGTGCTCTATCCGGCGCTCGAGGACTTCCAGCTCGATCTGGTGATCGGCGAAGGCCCCGCCGCGCGCACCGTCCGGATCGAGCTGCAGCCGTTCACGCTGGTCGGCGCGACCACGCGGCTGGGCCTGCTGACCACGCCGCTGCGCGACCGCTTCGGCATCCCGACCCGGCTGCAGTTCTACACCGAGGCCGAGCTGTGCGAAATCGTCGCCCGCGGCGCCCGCCTGCTGGGCGTGCCGGCGGATGATGGCGGCGTGCTCGAAATCGCCCGCCGCGCGCGCGGCACCCCGCGCATCGCCGGACGCCTGCTGCGCCGGGTGGTGGATTTCGCGCTGGTCGAGGGCGACGGAACGCTGCACCGCGCGATGGCCGATAGCGCGCTGACCCGGCTGGGTGTGGACCATCTGGGCCTCGACAGCGCGGACCGACGCTATCTGCAACTCCTTGCCGACCACTACGGCGGCGGCCCCGTGGGCGTGGAAACCATCGCCGCGGCACTGTCGGAAAGCCGCGATGCGATCGAGGAAGTGATCGAGCCCTTCTTGCTGCAGCAAGGCCTGCTGGCACGCACGCCCCGGGGTCGGATGCTGACGCAGGCCAGCTGGAGACATCTGGGGCTTACACCGCCGCGCCCAGCGGGACAGAGCGAGCTGTTTGAGAGCGACTGA
- the paaZ gene encoding phenylacetic acid degradation bifunctional protein PaaZ — protein MNAQTPYALKSYICGDWKAGARDGVLLRDAGTGAPVATIDASGIDMAEALAYGRASGAALRAMTFHQRAEMLKALGKALSAQKDAFHALSLATGATPRDGMVDIEGGFHTLFSYSSQGRRELPNTRLLVEGPVEGLSKDGSFSAQHILTPLQGVAVHVNAFNFPVWGMLEKLAPTLLAGMPAIIKPASQTAYLTELVVRAIIETGLLPAGALQLICGSTGDLLDHVTGQDVVTFTGSASTGRMLRTSKAIVENSVRFTMEADSLNASVLGPDAVAGTPEFDLFVKEVTREMTVKAGQKCTAIRRVLVPRAQADAVIAALGAALGKMNAGLPGDAATRMGALASHAQRDEVRARIRDLQADGEIVVGDPDAVSVSSGDPDDGAFLNPVVLYCDKPLSAKAAHDVEAFGPVSTVMAYDDLDEAIALTQRGKGSLAASVFTNAPEVAEAAVLGMAPFHGRILLGNRASAKTSTGHGAPLPNLVHGGPGRAGGGEEMGGIRGVKHFMQRTAVQGTPALLSAVTGRWIEGAPTRADIHPFRKSLETLQVGDQIVTATREVTLDDIEHFASFTGDTFYAHMDEDAARANPFFDGRVAHGYLIVSFAAGLFVQPDPGPVLANYGVDNLRFLTPVNPGDVLGVRLTCKEINPRENAEHGEVRWDCQVTNQDGAVVAQYDVLTMVAKTWPQ, from the coding sequence ATGAACGCTCAGACCCCCTACGCGCTGAAAAGCTACATCTGCGGTGACTGGAAAGCCGGGGCCCGCGACGGCGTGCTGTTGCGCGATGCCGGCACCGGCGCGCCGGTTGCGACCATCGACGCCAGCGGCATCGACATGGCCGAGGCGCTGGCTTACGGCCGTGCCTCCGGTGCGGCGCTGCGGGCGATGACCTTCCACCAGCGCGCCGAGATGCTCAAGGCGCTGGGCAAGGCGCTGAGCGCGCAGAAGGACGCCTTTCACGCGCTGTCGCTGGCCACCGGGGCCACGCCGCGCGACGGCATGGTCGATATCGAGGGCGGCTTTCACACGCTGTTCTCCTATTCCAGCCAGGGGCGGCGCGAGCTGCCGAACACCCGACTGCTGGTCGAAGGCCCGGTTGAGGGTCTGTCCAAGGACGGCAGTTTCAGCGCCCAGCACATCCTGACGCCGTTGCAGGGCGTGGCGGTGCACGTCAACGCCTTCAACTTCCCGGTCTGGGGGATGCTGGAAAAGCTGGCACCGACCCTGCTGGCGGGGATGCCGGCGATCATCAAACCGGCCTCGCAGACCGCCTATCTGACCGAGCTGGTGGTTCGCGCGATCATCGAGACCGGCCTTCTTCCGGCGGGCGCTTTGCAACTGATCTGCGGCTCGACCGGCGATCTGCTGGATCATGTGACCGGGCAGGATGTGGTGACCTTTACCGGCTCGGCCTCGACCGGGCGGATGCTGCGCACGTCGAAAGCGATTGTCGAAAACTCGGTGCGCTTCACGATGGAAGCCGACAGCCTGAACGCCTCGGTCCTTGGGCCGGACGCGGTGGCAGGCACGCCCGAGTTCGACCTGTTTGTCAAAGAAGTCACCCGCGAGATGACCGTCAAGGCGGGCCAGAAATGCACGGCCATCCGCCGCGTGCTGGTTCCCCGCGCGCAGGCCGATGCGGTGATCGCGGCGCTGGGCGCGGCGCTGGGCAAGATGAACGCCGGTCTGCCGGGCGACGCGGCGACGCGCATGGGCGCGCTGGCCAGCCATGCGCAGCGCGACGAAGTCCGCGCGCGGATCCGCGATCTGCAGGCCGATGGCGAGATTGTCGTGGGCGACCCGGACGCGGTGAGCGTCAGCTCGGGCGATCCCGATGACGGCGCGTTCCTCAATCCGGTGGTGCTTTATTGCGACAAGCCCTTGAGCGCCAAAGCCGCGCATGATGTCGAGGCCTTCGGACCGGTCAGCACCGTCATGGCCTATGACGATCTCGACGAGGCGATTGCCCTGACCCAACGCGGCAAAGGCTCGCTTGCGGCGTCGGTGTTCACCAACGCGCCCGAGGTCGCCGAGGCTGCCGTTCTCGGCATGGCCCCGTTCCACGGCCGCATCCTGCTGGGCAACCGCGCCAGCGCGAAGACGTCGACCGGCCACGGCGCACCGCTGCCCAATCTGGTGCATGGCGGGCCGGGACGCGCCGGGGGCGGCGAGGAAATGGGCGGTATCCGTGGCGTGAAGCACTTCATGCAGCGCACGGCGGTGCAGGGCACGCCCGCGCTGCTCAGTGCGGTGACCGGGCGCTGGATTGAGGGCGCGCCGACCCGCGCCGACATCCACCCGTTCCGCAAGTCGCTGGAAACGCTGCAGGTTGGCGATCAGATCGTCACCGCGACGCGGGAGGTCACGCTTGACGACATCGAACACTTCGCCAGCTTCACCGGCGACACCTTTTACGCCCACATGGACGAAGACGCCGCCCGTGCGAACCCGTTCTTTGATGGCCGCGTCGCCCATGGCTACCTGATCGTCAGCTTCGCGGCAGGACTGTTCGTGCAGCCCGATCCCGGTCCGGTGCTGGCCAATTACGGCGTCGATAACCTGCGCTTCCTGACCCCGGTGAACCCCGGCGATGTCCTGGGTGTCCGGCTGACCTGTAAAGAGATCAACCCGCGTGAAAACGCCGAGCATGGCGAGGTGCGTTGGGATTGTCAGGTGACCAATCAAGACGGCGCGGTGGTTGCGCAGTATGACGTTCTGACCATGGTGGCCAAAACCTGGCCGCAGTAA
- a CDS encoding Phenylacetic acid catabolic protein → MTDMSIEDYLAHGGKLTSPGNVPARYRGELLRLMASFVDSELAASAGFADTINDAPGIKSRIAAARITLEKADHAERVLRLMAEFGVDTERYEDVHPWAARVPRDADLGAQRHGGDMRLSVFHYPLTGWIDAVVMNVVQGLAAQVQLAELSQVSYQPLAEVFRAIAPTETRHAELGVEGLAQIVQSEEGRAAAEASIAYWRPHVAAGFGATNSARYERLSRLGLRHRPNAAMLAEWEATLATTLAALSL, encoded by the coding sequence ATGACCGATATGAGCATCGAGGACTATCTCGCCCACGGCGGCAAGCTGACCTCGCCGGGCAACGTGCCCGCGCGCTATCGCGGTGAGCTGTTGCGCCTGATGGCGTCGTTTGTGGACAGCGAGCTGGCGGCCTCGGCCGGGTTCGCCGACACGATCAACGACGCGCCGGGCATCAAAAGCCGCATCGCCGCCGCGCGGATCACGCTGGAAAAGGCCGACCATGCCGAGCGCGTGCTGCGTCTGATGGCGGAATTCGGCGTCGACACCGAGCGCTATGAAGACGTCCACCCCTGGGCCGCGCGCGTCCCGCGCGACGCCGATCTGGGCGCGCAGCGCCATGGCGGCGACATGCGGCTGTCGGTGTTCCACTATCCGCTGACCGGCTGGATCGATGCCGTGGTGATGAACGTGGTGCAGGGGTTGGCGGCACAGGTGCAGCTGGCCGAGCTGTCGCAGGTCTCGTATCAGCCGCTGGCCGAGGTGTTCCGCGCCATCGCCCCGACCGAGACGCGTCATGCCGAGCTGGGCGTCGAGGGCCTCGCGCAGATCGTCCAGTCCGAAGAGGGGCGCGCCGCCGCCGAAGCCTCGATCGCCTACTGGCGACCTCATGTTGCCGCCGGTTTCGGCGCGACCAATTCGGCCCGTTACGAGCGGCTGTCGCGGCTTGGCCTGCGCCACCGCCCCAATGCTGCCATGCTGGCCGAGTGGGAGGCGACGCTTGCCACCACGCTGGCCGCTCTGTCTCTCTGA
- the paaE gene encoding 1,2-phenylacetyl-CoA epoxidase subunit PaaE, which produces MARFLPLEVTDVRKDTRDAVVVTLRPRPEDAARFAFIQGQYLTFRREFDGEELRRSYSICAGLDEGLLKVGIKRVDGGAFSTWANENLAPGAVIEAMPPMGNFHTALQADTPRHYLGFAGGSGITPVLSILKTVLAREPKSRFTLVYANRQINSIMFREDLEDLKNSYLGRLSVLHVLEAEGQEIDLFTGRIDAEKMSALFTHWVDPASVDTAFICGPEPMMLTIADSLKANGLTDTQIKFELFASGQPGRAKTKAVSTVADSGEACEATVTLDGTTRTFRMPKTGESLLDAALSNRLDAPYACKAGVCSTCRAKVLEGEVEMLTNHALEDYEVRQGYVLTCQCYPLSDRVVVSYDQ; this is translated from the coding sequence ATGGCCCGTTTCCTGCCCCTTGAAGTGACCGACGTCCGCAAGGACACCCGCGACGCCGTCGTCGTCACCCTGCGCCCGCGCCCTGAGGATGCGGCGCGCTTTGCCTTCATTCAGGGCCAGTACCTGACCTTTCGCCGCGAGTTCGACGGCGAGGAGCTGCGCCGCTCGTATTCGATCTGCGCCGGGCTGGACGAGGGTCTGCTGAAGGTCGGCATCAAGCGCGTCGATGGCGGCGCGTTCTCGACCTGGGCGAATGAAAACCTCGCCCCCGGCGCGGTGATCGAAGCCATGCCGCCGATGGGCAATTTCCACACTGCCTTGCAGGCTGATACGCCCCGGCACTATCTGGGCTTTGCGGGCGGGTCTGGCATCACGCCGGTGCTGTCGATCCTGAAAACCGTGCTGGCGCGCGAACCCAAATCGCGCTTCACGCTGGTCTATGCGAACCGTCAGATCAACTCGATCATGTTCCGCGAAGATCTTGAGGACTTGAAGAATTCCTACCTTGGGCGGCTGTCGGTGCTGCATGTTCTCGAAGCAGAAGGTCAGGAAATCGACCTGTTCACAGGCCGCATCGACGCCGAGAAAATGTCTGCCCTTTTCACCCATTGGGTCGATCCGGCCAGTGTTGATACCGCGTTCATCTGCGGGCCTGAGCCGATGATGCTGACCATCGCCGACAGCCTCAAAGCCAACGGGCTGACCGACACGCAGATCAAGTTCGAGCTCTTCGCCAGCGGCCAGCCGGGCCGTGCCAAGACCAAGGCGGTGAGCACGGTTGCCGACAGTGGCGAGGCCTGCGAGGCGACCGTCACGCTGGACGGCACCACCCGCACCTTCCGCATGCCCAAGACCGGCGAAAGCCTGCTGGATGCGGCGCTGTCGAACCGGCTGGACGCGCCCTATGCCTGCAAGGCCGGGGTCTGTTCGACTTGCCGGGCCAAGGTGCTGGAAGGTGAGGTCGAAATGCTGACCAACCACGCGCTTGAGGATTACGAGGTCCGGCAAGGCTATGTGCTGACCTGCCAGTGCTACCCGCTCAGCGACCGTGTGGTCGTGAGCTATGACCAGTAA
- the paaD gene encoding 1,2-phenylacetyl-CoA epoxidase subunit PaaD codes for MKPAVEQVWQWLGEVPDPEIPVISLTDLGVIRDVAYDGDTLVVTVTPTYSGCPATAVINLDIENKLLGNGVTDLRLNRQLSPPWTSDWINPAAREALKEYGIAPPIDGTAADGVLAGRIARLGGAGNLVVACPRCGSNHTEKISQFGSTPCKAAYQCRDCLEPFDYFKCI; via the coding sequence ATGAAACCCGCCGTCGAACAGGTCTGGCAGTGGCTGGGCGAGGTGCCGGACCCGGAAATCCCGGTGATCTCGCTCACCGATCTGGGGGTCATCCGCGACGTTGCCTATGACGGCGACACACTGGTGGTCACGGTCACGCCGACCTATTCGGGCTGCCCGGCGACGGCGGTGATCAACCTCGATATCGAAAACAAGCTGCTGGGTAACGGCGTCACCGATCTGCGCCTGAACCGCCAGCTGTCGCCACCCTGGACCAGCGACTGGATCAACCCGGCGGCGCGTGAGGCGCTCAAGGAGTATGGCATCGCGCCGCCCATCGACGGCACCGCCGCCGATGGCGTGCTGGCTGGGCGCATCGCGCGGCTGGGCGGGGCGGGCAATCTGGTGGTGGCCTGCCCGCGCTGTGGGTCAAACCATACCGAGAAGATCAGCCAGTTCGGCTCGACCCCCTGCAAAGCGGCGTATCAGTGCCGCGACTGTCTGGAACCCTTCGACTATTTCAAATGTATTTGA
- the paaC gene encoding 1,2-phenylacetyl-CoA epoxidase subunit PaaC: MPSLPDVMTPDAAQLAQAAGGEGRAPLETGSPEHDLFTGLTRLGDTTLILGHRISEWCGLAPVLEEDIALANMALDLIGQTQLWLGLAGEVEGRGRDADALAFRRDGWDFHNLLLVERPNGDFGRTLMRQFLFDAYHLPLLKALEASSNARIAEIAAKAGKEVAYHVERSADLVIRLGDGTDESHARMQSSLDALWGYTGEAFLGDAVDARLAEAGVMPAPESLRAAWDQTVNAVLAEATLERPASEFAHKGGKQGRHSEHLGHLLTSMQWLQRSYPDATW, from the coding sequence ATGCCGTCGCTTCCCGATGTGATGACCCCCGACGCAGCACAACTGGCGCAGGCTGCGGGCGGCGAGGGGCGCGCGCCGCTGGAGACGGGCTCACCCGAGCATGACCTCTTCACCGGGTTGACCCGGCTGGGCGATACCACGCTGATTCTGGGCCACCGGATCAGCGAATGGTGCGGGCTGGCGCCGGTGCTGGAGGAAGACATCGCGCTGGCCAACATGGCACTGGACCTGATCGGGCAGACGCAGCTGTGGCTGGGGCTGGCCGGCGAGGTCGAGGGGCGCGGCCGCGACGCCGACGCGCTGGCCTTTCGCCGCGACGGCTGGGACTTTCACAACCTGCTGCTGGTCGAGCGCCCGAACGGCGATTTCGGCCGGACCCTGATGCGGCAGTTCCTGTTTGACGCCTATCACCTGCCGCTCTTGAAGGCGCTTGAGGCCTCGTCCAATGCGCGCATCGCCGAGATCGCGGCGAAGGCGGGCAAGGAAGTGGCCTATCACGTCGAACGCTCCGCCGATCTGGTGATCCGGCTGGGCGATGGCACCGACGAGAGCCACGCGCGTATGCAATCCTCGCTGGACGCGCTCTGGGGCTATACCGGCGAGGCGTTCCTTGGTGATGCGGTTGACGCGCGGCTGGCCGAGGCCGGGGTCATGCCCGCGCCCGAAAGCCTGCGCGCCGCGTGGGATCAAACCGTCAACGCGGTGCTGGCCGAGGCAACGCTGGAGCGCCCGGCGAGCGAGTTTGCCCACAAGGGCGGCAAGCAGGGGCGGCATAGCGAGCATCTGGGCCATTTGCTGACCTCGATGCAATGGCTGCAACGCTCGTATCCTGACGCCACGTGGTAA
- the paaB gene encoding 1,2-phenylacetyl-CoA epoxidase subunit PaaB — MSNEWPLWEVFIRGQHGLNHRHVGSLHAPDAELAMRHARDVYTRRNEGVSIWVVPSAQITASAPSDKGPLFEPANDKVYRHPTFYDIPDEVGHM, encoded by the coding sequence GTGTCCAATGAATGGCCGCTATGGGAAGTCTTTATCCGGGGTCAGCACGGGCTGAACCACCGGCATGTCGGCAGCCTGCATGCCCCCGACGCCGAACTGGCGATGCGCCACGCGCGCGACGTCTACACCCGGCGCAACGAGGGGGTCAGCATCTGGGTGGTGCCCTCGGCGCAGATCACCGCCTCGGCCCCGTCGGACAAGGGGCCGCTGTTCGAGCCGGCGAATGACAAGGTGTATCGTCACCCGACCTTTTACGACATTCCCGATGAAGTGGGGCATATGTGA
- the paaA gene encoding 1,2-phenylacetyl-CoA epoxidase subunit PaaA, which yields MYAQMVKSEAANDDPALLAAFQARIDAGERIEPKDWMPDAYRKTLIRQIGQHAHSEIVGQLPEGNWITRAPTLERKAILLAKVQDEAGHGLYLYCAAETLGVTRDDLTEQLLSGRMKYSSIFNYPTLTWADIGAVGWLVDGAAIMNQVPLQRTSFGPYARAMVRICKEESFHQRQGYDLITKMAQGTAEQKAMAQDALNRFWYPSLMMFGPSDKDSVHSTQSMAWKIKINTNDELRQKFVDQTVPQAKYLGLTVPDENLKWNDDKDGWDFSEPDWNEFYDVLKGNGPCNTDRLEARQKAWTDGAWFRDGLMAHAKKAESRRVAAKVAAE from the coding sequence ATGTATGCTCAAATGGTGAAGTCCGAAGCGGCAAACGACGATCCCGCGCTGCTGGCCGCCTTTCAGGCGCGCATCGACGCGGGCGAACGGATCGAGCCGAAAGACTGGATGCCCGATGCGTACCGCAAGACGCTGATCCGCCAGATCGGCCAGCACGCGCATTCGGAAATCGTCGGGCAGCTGCCCGAGGGCAACTGGATCACCCGCGCCCCCACGCTGGAACGCAAGGCGATCCTGTTGGCCAAGGTGCAGGATGAGGCCGGGCACGGGCTGTACCTGTACTGCGCCGCCGAAACGCTGGGCGTCACGCGCGACGATCTGACCGAGCAACTGCTGTCGGGCCGGATGAAATATTCCTCGATCTTCAACTATCCCACCCTGACCTGGGCCGATATCGGCGCGGTCGGCTGGCTGGTCGATGGCGCGGCGATCATGAATCAGGTGCCGCTGCAGCGCACCTCGTTTGGTCCCTATGCCCGCGCGATGGTGCGGATCTGCAAGGAAGAGAGCTTTCACCAGCGGCAGGGCTATGACCTGATCACCAAGATGGCGCAGGGCACGGCCGAGCAGAAGGCGATGGCGCAGGATGCGCTCAACCGCTTCTGGTATCCGTCGCTGATGATGTTCGGGCCGTCCGACAAGGACTCGGTCCATTCCACCCAGTCGATGGCCTGGAAGATCAAGATCAACACCAATGACGAGCTGCGGCAGAAATTCGTCGATCAGACCGTGCCGCAGGCGAAATATCTGGGCCTGACGGTGCCCGACGAGAACCTGAAATGGAACGACGACAAGGACGGCTGGGACTTCAGCGAGCCGGACTGGAACGAGTTCTATGACGTGCTCAAGGGCAACGGCCCGTGCAACACCGACCGGCTGGAGGCCCGCCAGAAGGCGTGGACCGACGGCGCGTGGTTCCGCGACGGGCTGATGGCGCATGCGAAGAAGGCCGAAAGCCGGCGCGTCGCGGCCAAGGTTGCGGCAGAATAA